One Leptolyngbyaceae cyanobacterium genomic window carries:
- a CDS encoding YdcF family protein translates to MIINLLPFIFYLILAIILLINILPLIFIKAPRTNTELSNFDVIIVLGNPANSDGTAGSTAKQRVLKAVELFKSGYANQIIFTGAAVYNQYVEAEVMANLANSLGVANDFICQEKQAKNTYQNAFYSLEVMKKENWRSAIVVTSPYHLKRTSYIFSYYSIEYLLIPSDYPDDFSVIKKVLFNQWENYLLTKLMICDRAKILAD, encoded by the coding sequence ATGATTATTAACTTACTTCCATTTATTTTTTATTTAATCCTTGCCATCATATTGCTAATTAACATACTTCCTTTAATTTTTATTAAAGCACCCCGAACCAATACAGAACTAAGCAATTTTGATGTAATTATCGTGTTAGGAAATCCTGCCAATTCAGATGGTACGGCAGGATCTACAGCGAAGCAAAGAGTCTTGAAAGCAGTTGAATTATTTAAAAGTGGCTATGCCAACCAGATTATTTTTACCGGAGCAGCAGTTTACAATCAATATGTAGAAGCGGAAGTAATGGCAAATTTAGCTAATTCATTAGGAGTCGCCAATGATTTCATTTGTCAAGAAAAGCAAGCTAAAAATACTTATCAAAATGCTTTTTACTCGCTCGAAGTAATGAAAAAAGAAAATTGGCGTTCTGCGATTGTCGTTACTTCACCTTACCATCTTAAGCGAACCAGCTACATTTTTTCTTATTACTCTATTGAGTATTTACTAATTCCGTCTGACTATCCTGACGATTTTTCAGTAATTAAAAAGGTTTTATTTAATCAATGGGAGAACTATTTGTTAACTAAACTAATGATATGCGATCGTGCAAAAATCTTGGCTGATTAA